One Alnus glutinosa chromosome 3, dhAlnGlut1.1, whole genome shotgun sequence genomic region harbors:
- the LOC133864400 gene encoding uncharacterized protein LOC133864400, with amino-acid sequence MLLRSCSAPILNSWLPQYCQDSSPEAEPVLQLSRTRSVSLTTSFHPHPPDESTKKATQALSEADFLTPPKPNKTNPISLSHKKQPKITVKEEEEEEEEEELKPNSELSSSSIRRLLSSSGLGERVVDDEGYAVGKNDCVLQTLVGGGGTGSIGGGCGGRGSYGGDGSDNGGSESFEGNNHGRDNTDTYYQKMIEANPGNALFLGNYAKFLKEVRGDFAKAEEYCGRAILANPSDGNVLALYADLIWQTHKDADRAESYYDQAVKTAPDDCYVLASYARFLWDAEEEEEEEEEEDEEERHETEYSHASTSKLFQGASHHSPLTAAS; translated from the exons ATGCTTCTGAGAAGCTGCTCTGCACCAATCTTGAACTCATGGCTACCCCAGTACTGTCAGGATTCGTCGCCAGAGGCTGAACCAGTTCTCCAGCTTTCAAGAACCAGATCAGTTTCTTTGACGACATCTTTCCATCCTCATCCTCCTGATGAATCGACAAAGAAGGCAACCCAAGCCTTGTCAGAAGCAGACTTTCTAACCCCACCAAAGCCCAACAAAACGAACCCCATATCTCTCTCCcataaaaaacaaccaaaaatcacggtcaaagaagaagaagaagaagaagaagaagaagagctaaAACCCAATTCGGAGTTATCATCATCTTCAATTCGGAGACTTTTGTCAAGCTCTGGGTTGGGTGAGAGAGTTGTGGATGACGAAGGATATGCTGTGGGGAAGAATGATTGTGTGTTACAGACTCTGGTGGGGGGTGGTGGAACTGGGAGTATTGGTGGTGGTTGTGGTGGCAGAGGATCATATGGTGGAGATGGAAGTGATAATGGTGGGTCTGAGTCTTTTGAAGGTAATAATCATGGGAGGGATAACACCGATACTTATTACCAGAAAATGATTGAAGCAAATCCTGGCAATGCGCTTTTTCTTGGAAACTATGCAAAGTTTTTAAAAGAG GTTCGTGGAGATTTTGCTAAAGCAGAAGAGTATTGTGGGAGGGCAATTTTGGCTAATCCAAGTGATGGAAATGTTTTAGCTCTCTATGCTGATTTGATATGGCAAACACATAAGGATGCAGATCGTGCCGAGAGTTATTATGATCAAGCTGTTAAAACTGCCCCAGACGATTG TTATGTCTTAGCTTCATATGCCCGATTTCTTTGGgatgctgaagaagaagaagaagaagaagaagaagaggatgaaGAGGAAAGGCATGAAACTGAATACAGCCATGCTTCTACATCAAAGTTGTTCCAAGGAGCTTCTCACCATTCTCCTTTGACTGCAGCTTCTTAA